The Miscanthus floridulus cultivar M001 chromosome 7, ASM1932011v1, whole genome shotgun sequence genome includes a region encoding these proteins:
- the LOC136466311 gene encoding uncharacterized protein, protein MGKKSGRSNNAADAPKAMAFLLKVPMHCRCDGCSDKIRAAVKGLTLRCDSILSLDQSALSTKGKRAVVATADPERLRRCLRKATGGLL, encoded by the coding sequence ATGGGCAAGAAGAGCGGCCGCAGCAACAACGCCGCCGACGCGCCCAAGGCGATGGCGTTCCTGCTGAAGGTGCCGATGCACTGCCGCTGCGACGGGTGCAGCGACAAGATCCGCGCCGCCGTCAAGGGCCTAACGCTCCGGTGTGATAGCATCCTGTCGCTGGACCAGTCGGCCCTGAGCACCAAGGGCAAGCGGGCGGTGGTGGCCACGGCGGACCCGGAGAGGCTGCGCCGCTGCCTACGCAAGGCCACCGGTGGATTGCTATGA